A window from Malassezia japonica chromosome 1, complete sequence encodes these proteins:
- a CDS encoding uncharacterized protein (COG:E; EggNog:ENOG503NXCF), whose protein sequence is MPRWMGRAPVRALSTSSVCRVDRVRRSLLYVPGSSERMLVKSHSAPADTLVYDLEDSVAEHRKGAAQEMVLQALRAAPSTAPELGVRINAPSLQRALAASDLEVVLQSERLQALVLPKFESVEDVDFVAQYAAQAPSASASDPLSLILSVESARSLVDLPHLLRESIARLRGEYGGIARVAAVLFASEDYCAETGIKRTRKRTSLLYPRANLVTVAKALGIEAIDMVCIDYQDLDYLREECTEGAELGFDGKQAIHPAQLETLRHAFSPSEQEIDCAEAIIAAYDEATRTQHKGAIGLQWDGRQIMIDAPMLLQAQKTLARAQGVRY, encoded by the exons ATGCCGCGTTGGAtggggcgcgcgccggtgcgtgcgctcagCACGAGCAGTGTGTGTAGGGTGGACCGGGTGCGCCGGAGCCTGTTGTATGTCCCTGGGAGTTCCGAGCGCATGCTGGTCAAGAGccacagcgcgccggcggatACCTTGGTGTACGACCTGGAGGACAGTGTGGCGGAGCACCGCaaaggcgctgcgcaggagATGGTGCTGCAGGCACTGCGT GCGGCACCGTCGACTGCGCCCGAGCTGGGCGTGAGGATCAACGCGCCGTCGttgcagcgcgcgctcgccgcgtcggacCTCGAGGTGGTGCTGCAGAGCGAGCGTCttcaggcgctcgtcctgcCCAAGTTTGagagcgtcgaggacgtAGACTTTGTCGCGCAgtacgctgcgcaagcgccgagcgcatc cgcgagcgaccCCCTGTCGCTGATCCTGTCGGTGGAGAGTGCGCGGAGCCTGGTCGACCTCCCCCACCTTTTGCGCGAGTCCATTGCGCGGCTCCGAGGCGAGTATGGCGGCATTgcacgcgtcgctgccgtcCTCTTTGCGAG cgaggACTACTGTGCAGAGACCGGCATCAAGCGCACGCGGAAGCGCACGAGCCTCTTGTACCCCCGCGCGAACCTCGTGACggtggccaaggcgctcggcataGAGGCAATT gacATGGTGTGCATCGACTACCAGGACCTCGACTACCTCCGCGAAGAGTGCACGGAAGGCGCCGAGCTTGGGTTCGACGGCAAGCAGGCGATCCAtcccgcgcagctcgagacgctgcgccacgcgTTCTCGCCGTCGGAGCAGG AAATTGactgcgccgaggcgatcaTTGCCGCGTACGACGAAGCAacgcgcacgcagcacaAGGGCGCCATCGGCCTGCAATGGGACGGCCGCCAGATCAtgatcgacgcgccgatgcTCCTCCAGGCCCAaaagacgctcgcgcgcgcacaGGGCGTTCGGTATTAG
- a CDS encoding uncharacterized protein (EggNog:ENOG503PGYX) produces the protein MSDTAGAPPPLESLHPAVRVPPEGHAQHGPESVHLAHEPLGGEASAVAQMAPYVTDPTQFLLNVPVEKPFTTQVPASLFDECVTVLKRTVQWRVSSTRYNGALPHGRRYAWRKHFVCDHSGKPRDRRNPDLAPGKRRSRRASIKIGCPASFTATQEVGSDTVTMVCRFQHHGHTVNTREYWANSRIPDNVREWIKERVAEGRDQKEIVQMIHDHQKNAANIPTTSPAFIPPGVQITRMDVYNIIKRHRAAQNPDSRPKDEMKHRIDPSISDDMEDDHLRLPMHAQGSVQAQGLARSVDPHAHAIDPATTATYPILPTPAQLAPVTPDEAVSFAQQWSESLANLQALQPRMMEHALTTGTTRQANSTAEWSQAIQQMSQAWIVANHLLGGTVLPEPHNPAP, from the coding sequence ATGAGCGATacggcaggcgcgccgccgcccctCGAGTCTTTGCATCCTGCGGTACGTGTGCCGCCCGAGGGGCATGCGCAGCATGGCCCCGAGTCAGTACACCTGGCCCACGAGCCGCTGGGCGGCGAGGCAAGCGCTGTGGCGCAAATGGCGCCGTACGTCACCGACCCGACCCAGTTCCTGCTCAACGTGCCGGTGGAGAAGCCGTTCACGACACAGGTGCCTGCGTCACTCTTTGACGAGTGCGTCACGGTGCTGAAGCGCACAGTGCAGTggcgcgtctcgtcgacacgctacaacggcgcgctgccgcacgGCCGTCGGTACGCTTGGCGGAAACACTTTGTGTGCGACCACTCGGGCAagccgcgcgaccgccgcaacCCCGACCTGGCGCCAGGCAAGCGGAGATCACGACGCGCGTCCATCAAGATTGGGTGCCCGGCCTCGTTCACCGCGACGCAAGaggtcggcagcgacacCGTGACGATGGTCTGTCGCTTCCAGCACCATGGGCACACGGTCAACACGCGCGAATACTGGGCAAATTCGCGTATCCCGGATAATGTGCGCGAATGGAtcaaggagcgcgtcgccgagggACGCGACCAGAAGGAGATTGTCCAGATGATCCACGACCACCAGAAAAACGCGGCCAACATTCCCACCACGTCGCCAGCGTTTATTCCTCCAGGCGTACAGATCACCCGGATGGACGTGTACAACATCATCAAGCGCCACCGCGCGGCACAGAACCCAGACTCGCGGCCGAAGGACGAGATGAAGCACCGCATCGACCCGTCGATTAGCGACGACATGGAGGACGACCATTTGCGCCTCCCGATGCACGCACAGGGCAGCGTACAGGCCCAAGGCCTCGCGCGGTCCGTCGACCCGCACGCCCACGCGATCGAcccggcgacgacggcgacaTACCCTATTTTGCCGACGCCTGCCCAGCTCGCGCCCGTCACCCCGGACGAGGCTGTGAGCTTTGCACAGCAGTGGAGCGAGAGCCTCGCCAacctgcaggcgctgcagccgcGCATGATGGAGCATGCGCTCACGACGGGCACCACACGCCAGGCCAACTCCACCGCCGAGTGGTCGCAGGCGATCCAGCAAATGTCGCAGGCATGGATCGTCGCGAACCActtgctcggcggcacagTCCTCCCAGAACCGCATAACCCGGCGCCATAG
- the APT1 gene encoding adenine phosphoribosyltransferase (EggNog:ENOG503NUHG; COG:F): protein MADIALLQSRFEYHQDWPKPGILFCDILPALRDPISFEVLITNMMSHIFTTTLPKLAESAKDPRIHYVVGLDARGFLLAPAIAQRLGAGFVPVRKQGKLPGQCVQATFMKEYGEDIFEMQQGAIPAGSNVLIVDDLIATGGSAKAAGELVKKLDANTVDTTS from the exons ATGGCCGACATTGCCCTGCTCCAGTCGCGTTTCG AGTACCATCAGGACTGGCCGAAGCCGGGCATCCTGTTCTGTGATATCCTGCCCGCACTGCGTGACCCGATCTCGTTCGAGGTGCTGATCACGAACATGATGTCGCATATCTTTACAACGACGCTGCccaagctcgccgagtcgGCCAAGGACCCGCGCATTCACTATGTGGTgggcctcgatgcgcgcggaTTTTTGCTCGCGCCCGCgatcgcgcagcgcctcggcgccgggttcgtgccggtgcgcaagcAGGGCAAGTTGCCTGGCCAGTGCGTCCAGGCGACCTTTATGAAGGAGTACGGCGAGGACATCTTTGAGATGCAGCAGGGCGCGATTCCCGCGGGCTCGAATGTGCTGATCGTCGACGACCTTATCGCGAccggcggctcggccaaggccgcggGCGAGCTCGTAAAGAAGCTCGACGCAAACACCGTCGA TACCACCTCGTAG
- a CDS encoding uncharacterized protein (EggNog:ENOG503Q562; COG:K) — MESVRLPAALGAPYERVYLAQFDGVTNGAQLKDALISASKSDENSDERRRMDYAFVDARLVASRRQLLTAVVEAIVASERVRNGELVGLKTPSVHSEILWALNPNNNIADALRRFGVSKATTTLLLVRVARAPPHGPEPGAVAAAMDALVDGTLRMAGVALPGDDELPTSAGALGTSVLDWPELAKVYKLRETHDYAKATPASVEPLLCSAVATKFLG, encoded by the exons ATGGAAAGCGTACGGctgccggcggcgctgggggCGCCGTACGAGCGCGTGTACCTCGCGCAGTTTGACGGGGTGACGAATGGCGCGCAGCTGAAAGACGCGCTCATCTCCGCGTCCAAGTCGGACGAAAATTccgacgagcggcggcggatgGACTATGCAttcgtcgacgcgcgcctcgtggcgagcaggcgccagctgctcacggcggtcgtcgaggcgatTGTCGCGTCCGAGCGTGTGCGCAACGGCGAGCTCGTTGGGCTCAAAACCCCGTCGGTGCACTCGGAGATTTTGTGGGCGCTGAATCCGAATAACAAC attgccgacgcgctgcgccgctttgGCGTGTCAAaagcgacgacgacgctgctactcgtgcgcgtcgcgcgcgcgccgccgcacgggcccgagccgggcgcggtggccgccgcgatggacgcgctcgtcgacggcacgctgcgcatggccggcgtcgcgctccccggcgacgacgagctgcctacgagcgccggcgcactcggCACCTCGGTGCTCGACTGGCCCGAGCTCGCGAAAGTGtacaagctgcgcgagacgcaCGACTATGCAAAAGCGACTCCCGCGTCGGTCGAGCCGCTGCTGTGCTCGGCCGTGGCGACCAAGTTTCTTGGCTAG
- a CDS encoding uncharacterized protein (EggNog:ENOG503P6WE; COG:S) codes for MGSVPPHGQGNTPSPATQLGPGSAIPPSARPEASYTQPRPSAQYNSPVVTVNRNLVSAPSGARSPVVVAGRPQTPGTPPFIISNSLAVASGLHPGRRAAAPVQAAAPTARLPPHKDLVEGDAELAAQRAHTRQRMDAALQAHQAAALAPDVATPFSSAQDVVERLLPYHVWQAPEHDLLTAMDGRLASEHPLEERSLSFHVPYKRKRGEHTEDTLHLPPFPSTEYTLSVYARRAALLQRFSAIQTRSDTSYLRAPELNASLEQLERLVYEDEVRDFQELSNELRRARAELEEVERQRNWRFGVPAAASLSTPTLDRSREWSSPWAARRFAASPQGTPGRADYSPAASPITRPYSAAGAAPRSPVVAGSAASLPALTHAVVSHLADLTARSTTPASSAPISAPPPPLMPAQDASAPAIPTQPLPLVMPISAVPRLTALGIHLVPATHLIPALSLASAGQSVALNPGLTAPRPVVGVQNEPVLLVGITDAPGPGAVGTNGVSRQRLHLSVVLAKLRPEQLSGLAALMQALQAEESGEAGPARS; via the coding sequence ATGGGATCTGTGCCGCCGCATGGGCAGGGCAATACGCCTAGCCCGGCGACACAACTAGGTCCGGGGAGCGCGATaccgccgtcggcgcgccccgAAGCGTCGTATACCCAGCCGCGCCCCAGCGCGCAGTACAATAGCCCGGTCGTGACGGTGAACCGGAATCTGGTGAGCGCGCCTagcggcgcgcggtcgccggTCGTTGTGGCCGGGCGTCCGCAGacgcccggcacgccgccgttTATTATTTCCAactcgctcgcggtcgCCTCTGGGCTGCATCCagggcgccgtgcggcggcgccggtgcaggccgcggcgccgaccgcgcgcctgccgccgcaCAAGGACCTGGTGGAAGGCGATGcggagcttgcggcgcagcgtgcacacacgcggcagcgcatggacgctgcgctccaAGCGCaccaggccgcggcgctcgcgccggacgTCGCGACGCCCTTTTCGAGTGCACAAGACGTGGTGGAGCGGCTGCTGCCGTACCACGTCTGGCAGGCGCCCGAGCACGACCTACTCACGGCGATGGACGGGCGCCTGGCATCGGAGCAtccgctcgaggagcgctcCCTGTCGTTCCACGTTCCCTACAAACGaaagcgcggcgagcacaCCGAGGATACCCTACACCTCCCTCCGTTTCCCAGCACGGAGTATACACTGTCGGTGtacgcccgccgcgccgcgctgctgcagcgcttcTCTGCGATCCAAACGCGGTCGGATACGAGCTATCTACGCGCCCCCGAGCTcaacgcgtcgctcgagcagctcgagcggctgGTGTACGAGGACGAGGTACGCGACTTTCAGGAGCTGTCcaacgagctgcggcgtgcgcgtgccgagctcgaagaggtcgagcggcagcgcaacTGGCGCTTTGgcgtgccggccgccgcatcgctCTCGACGCCTACCCTGGACCGTAGCCGCGAGTGGTCGTCGccgtgggcggcgcggcgctttgccgcgtcgccccAAGGCACGCCGGGCCGCGCGGACTACTcgcccgcggcgtcgcccaTCACGCGCCCGtacagcgccgcgggcgccgcgccgcgctcgccggtcgtcgccgggagcgccgcgtcgctgcctGCGCTGACGCACGCGGTCGTctcgcacctcgccgacctcactgcgcgcagcacgacgccggcgagcagtgcgccgatatccgcgccgccgccgccgctgatgcccgcgcaggacgcgagtgcgccggcgatccccacgcagccgctgccgctcgtGATGCCCATCTCGGCGGTGCCGCGCCtgacggcgctcggcatccaCCTCGTCCCTGCGACGCACCTCATCCCTGCGCTGTCcctcgcgagcgccgggcAGTCTGTTGCGCTGAACCCCGGGCTgactgcgccgcgccccgtGGTCGGTGTGCAAAATGAGCCGGTGCTACTGGTCGGCATTaccgacgcgcccggccCCGGTGCGGTGGGCACGAACGGCGTCTcgcggcagcggctgcACCTCTCGGTCGTCCTCGCAAAGCTGCGCCCCGAGCAGCTGAGCGGCCTCGCAGCGCTgatgcaggcgctccaggcaGAAGAGTCGGGGGAAGCCGGTCCAGCACGGTCGTAG
- a CDS encoding uncharacterized protein (TransMembrane:3 (n6-21c25/26o85-107i119-145o157-182i)) produces the protein MKSPTLLGLFLAGAATVLLGFVTFCAPVFNKLWLYSVNAPGRYDYHFGTLGHNVNGQASPMRVGYRYMNGQGADIPFAANPTRTLSWVLVLFPIGFGLAILTFLLAGPGLLLPVVMNSLAMVTAFLAAVVTTVGFVIVIVMYFYAKHHFDGNVSFGIAFWLAVAAAAALFVASSFLGLGICCGGNRRREKQRTNDETMYNRLFAPQQSGVDRSGEERINMEDVQHQEPVQHEEENANFVNYTHGKTDSYDTRASAAPVNNYYPRQEDVYEEQPGASSIALVPAIGGASYLGAPQRNGPILEPELEEDQETYARRRSLGHYSSVEGHSEYEDAVPPSEHFVDARPAAETPMHTASYTSSLAPAMAYSADPRVGAYDPAPALPTHLRGGTTATQSLNNDSWFLPGAPETSRGAQLPTYDTRHATGYPLEKGGAL, from the exons ATGAAGAGCCCTACGTTGCTGGGCCTGTTTCTGgcaggcgctgcgactGTGCTGCTTGGCTTTGTCACTTTCTGTGCTCCGGTGTTCAACAAGCTCTGGCTGTACTCGGTGAACGCGCCGGGTCGCTACGACTACCACtttggcacgctcggccACAATGTCAACGGCCAggcgtcgccgatgcggGTCGGCTACCGCTAca TGAATGGGCAGGGTGCCGATATTCCGTTTGCTGCCAACCCCACGCGCACCCTCTCCTGGGTCCTGGTGCTCTTCCCGATCGGTTTCGGCCTCGCGATCCTGACCTTTTTGCTCGCGGGCCccggcctgctgctgccggTGGTGATGAACTCGCTCGCGATGGTCACTGCCTTCCTCGCCGCGGTCGTGACCACGGTCGGCTTTGTGATTGTGATCGTGATGTACTTTTACGCGAAGCACCACTTTGACGGCAACGTCTCGTTCGGCATCGCGTTCTGGCTCGcagtcgccgccgccgcggcgctgtttgtcgcgtcgtcgttcctcggcctcggcatcTGCTGTGGCGGCaaccgccgccgcgagaaGCAGCGTACGAACGACGAGACGATGTACAACCGCCTCTTTGCCCCGCAGCAGTCCGGCGTCGaccgcagcggcgaggagcgcatcaaCATGGAGGACGTGCAGCACCAGGAGCCGGTGCAGCACGAGGAGGAGAATGCAAACTTCGTAAACTACACCCACGGCAAGACCGACTCGTACGacacgcgcgcgtcggcagcgccggTGAACAACTACTACCCCCGCCAAGAGGACGTGTACGAGGAGCAgccgggcgcgtcgtccatcgcgctcgtgccggcgatcggcggtgcgtcgtacctcggcgcgccgcagcgcaacgGCCCGATCCTCGAgccggagctcgaggaggaccAGGAGAcgtacgcgcgccgccgctcgctcggccACTACTCCTCGGTCGAGGGGCACAGCGAGTACGAGGACGCGGtcccgccgagcgagcactttgtcgacgcgcgccccgccgccgagacgccgaTGCACACCGCGTCGTacacctcgtcgctcgcccCGGCGATGGCCTACAGCGCGGACCCGCGGGTGGGCGCGTACGAccccgcgcctgcgctccccacgcacctgcgcggcggcaccaCCGCGACGCAGAGTCTGAACAACGACTCGTGGTTCCTCCCCGGTGCGCCAGAGActtcgcgcggcgcgcaacTGCCCACGTACGACACGCGCCATGCGACTGGATACCCGCTCGAAaagggcggcgcgctgtaG
- a CDS encoding uncharacterized protein (COG:J; BUSCO:EOG092643Y5; EggNog:ENOG503NZ88) — MLVGGVPSVVRAAARAPARLLSTSAPLLAKSGPGRGKARKSPATLLRLHAQGKLKGAEAAAAAALLDAQGTASIEETSEKRGAQSMTLGEARNVIRALEAARPKNAYELHIVTNVPSNQTNAFRDRIVYPRDPRIKGEVVLVFAEQGTDAAAAAQKAADQLAASNSSTRLIIGGSEMISDAASGRVPPYTRVLCTTAILPSLSKALARTLGPKGLMPSVKRGTAVDDGEEMQRAVEQLVSGVDWRGDRAGVVRGAVGRIAFSEVDLRKNVHALLDAVITKAVSGLAGTKTSAHVIAGYARDAETTDEHGNAVAKRTPGAFKKAQSVVQQVHLSSTQGPGLRLRLDDVL; from the exons ATGCTGGTGGGTGGTGTGCCGAGTGtggtgcgcgcggcggcgcgagcgcctgcgcggctGCTGAGCACCAGTGCTCCGCTTCTGGCCAAGAGCGGTCCCGGCCGCGGCAAAGCGCGCAAGAGCCCGGcgacgctgctgcgtcTGCACGCACAAGGCAAGCTCAAAGGCGCTGAggcggctgcggccgctgcgctgctcgatgcgcaaGGCACGGCGTCTATAGAAGAGACGAGCGagaagcgcggcgcgcagagCATGACgcttggcgaggcgcgcaatgTGATCCGT GCGctggaggcggcgcgccccaAGAATGCGTACGAGCTGCACATTGTCACGAATGTGCCCTCGAACCAGACGAATGCGTTCCGCGACCGGATCGTGTACCCCCGTGACCCCCGTATCAAAGGCGAGGTGGTGCTTGTGTTTGCCGAGCAAGgcaccgacgccgccgccgccgcccaaaaagccgccgaccagctcgcggcgtccaactcgtcgacgcgtcTGATTATCGGCGGCAGCGAGATGATCAGCGATGCGGCGTCCGGCCGTGTGCCGCCCTATACGCGTGTGCTTTGTACTACGGCGATCCTGCCCTCGCTCAGCAAAGCGCTCgcccgcacgctcggcccCAAGGGTCTGATGCCGAGCGTGAAGCGTGGCACGGCCGTGGACGATGGCGAGGAGAtgcagcgtgccgtcgagcagctcgtttCCGGCGTCGACTGGCGTGGCGACCGTGCGGGCGTGGTGCGTGGTGCGGTGGGCCGCATCGCCTTTTCCGAGGTGGATCTGCGCAAGAACGtgcatgcgctcctcgacgcggtgaTTACCAAGGCGGTGAGCGGCCTGGCGGGCACCAAGACCAGCGCGCACGTCATTGCGGGGTacgcacgcgacgccgagaccaccgacgagcacggcaaCGCGGTGGCCAAGCGGACACCCGGTGCGTTCAAGAAGG CACAATCCGTGGTGCAGCAAGTGCACCTTAGTTCGACGCAGGGCCCCGGCCTCCGTTTGCGCCTCGATGACGTCCTGTAG
- a CDS encoding non-specific serine/threonine protein kinase (COG:D; EggNog:ENOG503P28B), whose product MSALGSATRQVNVYGRKGNTRVVPARVEEEEEAPPPAPKPAKGLFAGLDLRSWIESPRKVLAQFTPKRASAAPPSGEQDTPEAPESPLFRKKEAPASPSRASGSTHALESTPAPAIRAVAEAAPADDALDAQTEALANLSLGDNAVQRILRATQQDEADVFTEFLDEVLASGTLVKIGEASYSEVYRVTRPGIQSAKGRAPVSVMKVIPLEGDTLVRGPAQSPLDSVEREIRVTRALSPSSENGMQFVRLQEARIVQGAYPSALLQAWDDFKAHDPRSENARPDILPDTQLYAILCMDDAGTELEHTPLSSWAQRAAVFWQTAYAIAAAEQSAEFEHRDLHLGNILVTQVPARRATRSVSGQRALGDLPERLWQTYEPRAAQIRATIIDYSLSRMVVDGRVLAYDFSDEELFEGQGDSQYDVYRTMRALVASDWQAFQPSTNLLWLHFLAQRLLAAEAPPTEKAEEAAYTSLLLAEQLAEDAVEHLRRIAPQRSVSTRSKRRSIQRGPDAWKVRPNAATRTVASAADLSGPDERPGVAWPRLDNVPLPPAPLPYDEFLVPSDEPPVLDNELLAQLTSVLQTHASGSPLRSRAATPHARSEDRKTQGEEQDTGRQLFSENESSFLSQFLQSLDRDLAPLPLPSTSTQPPEAPGETSNEAPPSPSEHAPKRRRHVVSEQRRRNQIREGFTHLAELLDTGRLYGARALGLNSGAGTGVEDEDLDDRTDAEEDLSLGCDEEEVQRRRKNAQRRARSRANAGKQARGRGRGRGGSAGCAGSKSAVLFQVVDLLYWLEQRNAALRQDISVLSTAV is encoded by the exons ATGTCCGCCTTGGgctccgcgacgcggcaggTGAACGTATACGGCCGCAAGGGGAATACGCGCGTGGTCCCGGCGCGAGtagaggaggaggaggaggcgccgccCCCGGCGCCCAAACCTGCCAAAGGGCTCTTTGCGGGACTCGATCTGCGCAGCTGGATTGAGAGCCCCCGCAAAGTGTTGGCCCAGTTTACGCCCAAgcgagcgagcgctgcgccgccgtccgGCGAGCAAGATACCCCTgaggcgcccgagtcgcccTTGTTTAGAAAAAAGGAGGCGCCCGCTTCGCCGTCCAGGGCGAGTGGGAGCACACACGCGCTGGAaagcacgccggcgccggcgatcCGTGCCGTGGCGGaagcggcgccggccgacgacgcgctcgatgcacagaccgaggcgctggcgaACCTCTCGCTGGGAGACaacgcggtgcagcgcatcctgcgcgcgacgcagcaggacgaggccgacgtATTTACCGAgttcctcgacgaggtcctcgccagcggcacgctcgtcaAGATCGGCGAGGCGAGCTACTCGGAAGTGTACCGCGTCACGCGCCCGGGCATCCAGTCCGCCAAGggacgcgcgccggtgtCTGTCATGAAAGTCATCCCCCTGGAGGGCGATACGCTCGTGCGGGGTCCGGCGCAGTCGCCCCTCGACagtgtcgagcgcgagatcCGCGTcacgcgcgcgctctcGCCCTCGTCCGAGAACGGAATGCAGTTTGTACGCCTGCAGGAAGCGCGGATCGTGCAGGGCGCCTACCCCAGCGCCCTGCTCCAGGCATGGGACGACTTCAAGGCGCACGACCCCCGCAGCGAGAATGCGCGCCCGGATATCCTGCCGGACACGCAGCTATATGCGATCCTGTGCATGGACGATGCGGGAACCGAGCTCGAACACACGCCGCTGTCGTCGTGGGCACAGAGGGCCGCCGTCTTTTGGCAGACGGCCTacgcgatcgccgcggccgagcagtCTGCCGAGTTTGAGCACCGCGacctgcacctcggcaaTATCCTCGTGACGCAggtgccggcgcggcgcgcgacgcgctccgtTTCGGGACAGAGAGCGCTAGGCGATCTGCCCGAGCGCCTGTGGCAGACGTacgagccgcgcgccgcgcagatcCGCGCGACGATCATCGACTACTCCTTGTCGCGCATGGTCGTCGACGGCAGAGTGCTTGCGTACGACTTttcggacgaggagctgtTTGAGGGCCAGGGCGACTCGCAGTACGATGTCTACcgcacgatgcgcgcaCTGGTCGCAAGCGACTGGCAGGCCTTCCAGCCGAGCACAAACCTCTTGTGGCTCCACTttctggcgcagcgcctgctcgccgccgaggcgccgccgaccgaaAAGGCGGAGGAGGCAGCGTACACGagcctgctcctcgccgaaCAGCTCGCAGaggacgcggtcgagcacctgcgccggatcgcgccgcagcgcagcgtctcgacgcggtccaagcgccgctcgaTCCAGCGGGGGCCGGATGCGTGGAAGGTGCGTCCGAACGCGGCGACACGCACCGttgcgtcggccgccgactTG TCAGGACCGGACGAGCGGCCCGGCGTGGCGTGGCCACGGCTGGATAATGTGCCGCTACCCCCCGCACCACTACCATACGATG AATTCCTGGTGCCTtccgacgagccgccggtGCTGGAcaacgagctgctcgcgcagctgacCAGTGTACTGCAAACCCATGCGAGCGGCAGCCCCTTGcgatcgcgcgccgcgacgccccaCGCCCGGTCCGAGGACCGCAAGACCCAGGGCGAGGAGCAAGATACCGGGCGCCAGCTCTTTAGCGAGAACGAGTCATCGTTCCTCTCGCAGTTCTTGCAGAGCCTGGACCGGGAcctggcgccgctgccgctgccgagcacaTCCACGCAACcccccgaggcgcccggGGAGACGAGCAACGAGGCCCCTCCGTCCCCGTCCGAGCACGCGCccaagcggcggcggcacgtcgtCTCGGAGCAGCGGAGACGCAACCAGATCCGCGAGGGATTtacgcacctcgccgagctgctggatACCGGGCGGCTgtacggcgcgcgtgcgctgggcCTGAATTCAGGCGCAGgcaccggcgtcgaggacgaggacctcgacgaccgcaCCGATGCCGAGGAGGACCTCTCGCTGGGGTgcgacgaggaagaggtccagcggcggcgaaaaaacgcgcagcgtcgcgcacggtcTCGCGCCAATGCGGGCAAGCAAgcccgcggccgcggccgcggccgtggtGGAAGTGCGGGTTGCGCGGGCAGCAAGAGCGCTGTCCTCTTCCAGGTCGTCGACTTGCTCTACtggctcgagcagcgcaacgcggcgctccgccaGGATATCAGTGTGCTGTCCACGGCAGTCTAG